Below is a genomic region from Prolixibacteraceae bacterium.
GAAGTGACCGTCGTAGTGGTGGAAGCGACCGTCGTGGTGGTGGAAGTGACCGTCGTAGTGGTGGAAGTTCTGATCGTCGCGGTGGTGATGGAGATCGTCGTAGTGGAAGTGGAAAATTTAATGGAGGAGATGATAATTTCCACGATAATGGTGGTGGAAATCGCCGTTTTGGAAATAAAAGAAGAAGTTTTAAGAGAAGTAACTAATCTTAAAAACTCCATTTACAATATTAAAAGCTACAACACATTATGTGTTGTAGCTTTTTTTATATCCTCTCCTCTCATTGCTTCATTGAACCAAATTATATGGTAATACATACAATGGATGTAGTCCCTTTATCTTACCTTTTTTATAAATGTCGTTGTCTATTTTATTTATGTGTCTACCCATATGGTCAAACACTATTTCAAGGCTTTATATCTTAACTGTATTGGTTTTCAGTGATGTCTAAAATCATCCAAAATATTCGCTTTTACCTCCCCTATATTGCGATCGAATTATGTTGCATTTATTCATCGCCTAATCTTGCTAAAAGTATTAAAATGTGTAATTTAGATGTTATTAAAGAATAAAAATTATGTATCCATAAATAAAGTTGGCATATTTAAAGAATAATATGTACAACAGTAAAGGGGATAATGGTATTTAGGGTTTAAAATCACAAAACAAAATAATAACAGTCTATGAAGTATCTTTTGCATTATATTGTACTCTTGTTGCTTTTAGTGGGGTGTGGCAAAACTGGTAACAAAAGTAATGTAACAACAATTATTCCTAATCCAGTAAGATATGAAACAGCTTCAGGGAGCTTTAAGTTAAAACAGGGCCTTACGATTAAAAGTAATAGTGCATTAGTGCTATTGCAAGAGAAGGACTTGATTCATTTCTTTAAAAACTTTTGCGCTGTAGAGGTGAAGAAGGGAAAGTCGTTAGATGAGTCAGACCTGAAGATCTATTACGATAAGAGGTTGGGTTTAGGAGAAGATGGTTATGCTTTAACCGTAACGAAAGAGAATATTATCGTTAAAGCAAGTAGTAAAGGAGGGGTAATATATGCCATTGAAAGCCTTATTCAGTTAACCAAAAAAGGAAAGGATGGCCAGTTCGATATTCCTTGCGTTGATATCACTGATAAGCCTATTTACCGAGATCGTATGCTACGCCTAGATGTCTCACAGCGTTTAATGCCCGTCGACGAAGTGAAGCGTATTATCGATTACATGACATTCATGAAACTAAATCGCTTGGTGTTAGTGATTGGCAAAGGAGATTACATGAGAGTCAATCTCTCGTCATATCCAAAATTAAGTGGGGACACAAAATCATTGTATAACCGTAATGATGTGTCAAATATATTAAGCTATGCCCATCGAAAGAATGTAACTATCATTCCAGAAGTGGCACTGTTCGATAATAACTGTGCAGTCAAGAATCATTACCCTAAGTTTTGTGATGCTTCTAGTTATGGAGAGGTGGTAAACCATACAAATTTCGAGAAGAATTGCTATATGGATTTTCTAAATCCTACAGTGTCTACATTTGTTACCTCTGTAATAGGGGAAATTGCCACTATGTTCAAAGCAAAGTATGTTTGTATCGGTAATGTGACAGATTTATCGGTAGATAAACAATACAGTCAAGATCTGAGTGCTGGTTCAAAATTAGATCGATTTACTGATCGTTATGGCAGAATGCAGTCTAAACTCATTAAAAGTGTTGACAAACAGTTCTTTGAAAAAGGAGTGGAGTTAGTCTTTGTGGATAATGGATGGAAGTATACCAATAGAAAGGGAGCTTTGACTATCGTGATGAGTTCCACCGCGATCTCTTATGTGAATTTAAATAGAGGATTAAGAGTCATTGAGGCTCCCAACACTATCTATGATTTCGATCGCCCTCAGTCAATGAATAAGGTCTCTAAGACAACAAAGAACTTGACGACATTGAAGAAAGTCTATGAGTTTAATCCTGCGGTAGAAGGTGAGAATATCGATCGTAAAAACGTCTCTGGGGTATGTGCTATGATTGATGCAGCAAAATCACCATCGTTGGATGTGATGACCTACAAGATGTTTCCAAGAATCCTTGCCGTTGCTGATAGAAGTTGGGGAGGAATTCGTAATGATGATTGGAAAAGCTTTTTGAGAGGTGTAAATAGAATAGAGGACGTTTTCAAGCTATATAACATCTCTTATGGAGAACCTTCATATATCGTACATGCATATAATAACTTTAATGAAGAAGGTCAGGTGGTATTGACTCTTTACAATGAGATCGGCGCACCAATCTACTATACTCTTGATGGTACTCTACCTTCTAAATCTTCGAAGGTTTATGATGGACCGATGGTGATGTCGGATAAGTACTATGTAAATGCATGTTGCTTCCATTCTGATGGTTCGATATCAAAGGTGACCAAAAGACATTTTGTGAAGCATATGGGGATTCATAAATATGTATCAGTTAAGTATCCGTTCTCAAAATTAAAAACGAG
It encodes:
- a CDS encoding family 20 glycosylhydrolase, whose amino-acid sequence is MKYLLHYIVLLLLLVGCGKTGNKSNVTTIIPNPVRYETASGSFKLKQGLTIKSNSALVLLQEKDLIHFFKNFCAVEVKKGKSLDESDLKIYYDKRLGLGEDGYALTVTKENIIVKASSKGGVIYAIESLIQLTKKGKDGQFDIPCVDITDKPIYRDRMLRLDVSQRLMPVDEVKRIIDYMTFMKLNRLVLVIGKGDYMRVNLSSYPKLSGDTKSLYNRNDVSNILSYAHRKNVTIIPEVALFDNNCAVKNHYPKFCDASSYGEVVNHTNFEKNCYMDFLNPTVSTFVTSVIGEIATMFKAKYVCIGNVTDLSVDKQYSQDLSAGSKLDRFTDRYGRMQSKLIKSVDKQFFEKGVELVFVDNGWKYTNRKGALTIVMSSTAISYVNLNRGLRVIEAPNTIYDFDRPQSMNKVSKTTKNLTTLKKVYEFNPAVEGENIDRKNVSGVCAMIDAAKSPSLDVMTYKMFPRILAVADRSWGGIRNDDWKSFLRGVNRIEDVFKLYNISYGEPSYIVHAYNNFNEEGQVVLTLYNEIGAPIYYTLDGTLPSKSSKVYDGPMVMSDKYYVNACCFHSDGSISKVTKRHFVKHMGIHKYVSVKYPFSKLKTSGGGMRISDGFTQYFQRMDLNDVDLTVDLGQEYPVTRIGTNWMVDLKKGAFMPSSVTYYISRDGKNFSMIYKEVYEQQPDNMKRRIENVSCFPNGKEARYVRVLAKNIRIIPKWHKDMGKFASLYVDELVIE